Proteins from one Naumovozyma castellii chromosome 3, complete genome genomic window:
- the NCAS0C00630 gene encoding uncharacterized protein (ancestral locus Anc_8.804), with amino-acid sequence MTIQNPKVDFTISDDEDEIDTDLPLSPITLEQKSFQHPLSNIIESDNDIIAEENEEDDEQTPTSELQRINKEYLKPNIGLILLIFAQLFNSLMVTSTKVLETDPEDKALGTSIKPFQILLVRMAITYLGTLIYMYLNRSTIDYVPFGDPKVRKWLILRGCVGFWGVFGMYFSLMYLSISDAVLITFLAPTVTIILAWIILRERFTKVEAAGALVSLLGVVLIVRPTFLFGSDMTTPSDVELDVDLNPMRDQAESSNPADRLMASIVGLCGVLGMSSVYIIIRFIGKRAHAIMSVSYFSLITLIISTVCIIVMPSMRLQFPHSLKQWLLFANLGFCGFFFQLLLTLGIQKERAGRGSLMSYTQLVYAIFWDVTLYKNWPSIWSWLGMIIIIGSTLVVMRLKPKQNKDGSLVVDEPHDEESTPVIVGEISRDVSSPVFKLEDFPKSNVTSNSTSSIPIVTRR; translated from the coding sequence atgacTATTCAAAATCCCAAAGTGGATTTTACCATCTCggatgatgaggatgaaatCGATACAGATCTACCTCTATCACCGATTACTCTCGAACAAAAGAGTTTCCAGCATCCATTATCCAACATTATAGAAAGTGATAATGATATCATtgctgaagaaaatgaagaagatgatgaacaaACTCCGACTTCAGAACTTCAACGAATTAATAAGGAGTATTTAAAACCGAATATTGgtttaattttattgatCTTTGCAcaacttttcaattctcttaTGGTGACCTCAACAAAGGTTCTAGAGACAGATCCCGAGGATAAAGCATTAGGGACGTCCATTAAACCATTTCAAATCCTTTTGGTTAGAATGGCAATTACATATTTGGGGACCTTAATTTATATGTATTTGAATCGTTCTACTATTGATTATGTACCGTTTGGTGATCCTAAAGTGAGAAAATGGTTAATTTTAAGAGGTTGTGTCGGGTTTTGGGGTGTCTTTGGGATGTATTTCTCATTAATGTATTTAAGTATCAGTGATGCTGTGTTGATTACATTTTTGGCACCTACAGTGACAATCATCTTAGCATGGATAATTTTAAGGGAAAGATTTACCAAAGTGGAAGCCGCTGGAGCATTAGTTTCATTACTTGGTGTTGTCTTAATTGTTCGTCCCACTTTCCTCTTTGGCTCTGACATGACTACTCCATCCGATGTGGAATTAGACGTTGATTTAAATCCAATGAGAGATCAGGCAGAATCATCTAACCCTGCCGATCGATTAATGGCATCTATTGTTGGTTTATGTGGTGTTCTCGGGATGAGTAGTGTTTACATCATCATTAGATTTATTGGTAAGAGGGCGCATGCGATAATGAGTGTAAGTTACTTTTCGTTAATCACGTTGATCATATCCACAGTTTGTATCATTGTTATGCCTTCCATGAGATTACAGTTTCCTCATTCTTTAAAACAATGGTTATTATTTGCTAATCTTGGATTCTGTGGATTTTTCTTCCAGTTACTATTGACGTTAGGTATTCAAAAGGAACGTGCCGGGAGAGGTTCATTGATGTCATACACTCAGTTAGTTTATGCCATCTTTTGGGATGTAACATTATACAAGAATTGGCCCAGTATATGGTCATGGCTGGGgatgattattattattggcaGTACGCTAGTGGTAATGAGATTAAAGCCAAAGCAAAACAAGGATGGGAGTCTTGTTGTGGATGAACCCcatgatgaagaatccaCCCCAGTAATAGTGGGAGAAATAAGTAGAGATGTTTCGAGTCCcgttttcaaattggaagattttCCTAAATCCAACGTAACAAGTAACAGTACTTCAAGCATCCCCATTGTTACACGTCGATGA
- the PET111 gene encoding Pet111p (ancestral locus Anc_8.809): MLRRHIRIYYNRLRIQSPRRRNITISPSIATTDGNMVPKCTIEPNNDKIDWVYYFDTNARTDLLKPVLSKGKVPIPSLLSTTLQNHPSIMNNIELSKLIHNNKLDGYQEFLNALEKDNKLFPLNFVLELTIDLLKESKFVKIHKIYMLYKECLPIYKQNNQVKYYKFIEIMIRVESYLRNHAECENLFIEYIQAGTVKGDIISLGLKSLVERKKFQLAKELYVQFLQNEEMFPMTSKELHLLLKNFYKYNDFSHMKFVFSLWNKFKCGPESLVQNQPSLNTISLMHKMFILFDDTSGLSDFLNLECVRKTEYEGSLAFELTIFYQELYANKAKFQNQMSALNREELHTKTDEFLERINRDTDARFNFYSSILKAFIFSNDITSIKLTLEKILKDDTILMLHSEKLQENICLYFTKNGLFKELLQYYKQQKNTNNLVLNEAIFTQLWDCYSTAYPMVSHKSNLIRLKKIYDLSKKREDLSWFKQLFENYAQHYGQSIDTDLTDTYYLETSKRFDSIMTALKCNDIKNAQEIILDSVREGFVSYFSFYYAILKKCLEMGPKGEVVARLADDILRKTFHYTPLKLDILWLKYSVVNLRRKSRNQFDQSEKSRIADSKITAFITSCQTSLNFQNYLQLSNIYVKLNNYGQAKLLVNKARKLLDPMNRMQWYMYYKTMLGIGALSLDKEYFLEILKEWNLNANAGYVNHASIRSIKGHLKYFDKRLNPNVIIDEPMINDRIAREMRKLIRRYTLLKSEGLCCVDELYKLLVEWMH; this comes from the coding sequence ATGCTACGAAGACACATTAGAATATATTACAATAGGCTTCGAATACAGTCCCCCAGAAGACGAAATATTACGATATCACCTTCTATAGCGACAACAGATGGAAATATGGTCCCAAAGTGTACTATTGAACCCAATAACGACAAGATTGATTGGGTGTATTATTTCGATACTAATGCGAGAACTGATTTACTTAAACCAGTTTTATCAAAAGGTAAGGTTCCGATACCGTCTCTGCTATCAACTACATTACAGAACCACCCTTccataatgaataatattgaaCTATCCAAACTAAtacataataataaactCGATGGATACCAGGAATTCCTAAATGCTTTAGAGAAAGACAACAAATTATTTCCCTTAAATTTTGTGCTAGAATTGACCATTGACCTGTTAAAGGAATCAAAATTTGTGAAGATCCATAAGATTTATATGCTTTACAAAGAATGTTTACCGATCTACAAACAAAACAATCAGGTGAAATATTACaagtttattgaaataatgaTACGAGTGGAATCGTATCTGAGGAACCATGCAGAATGTGAGAATCTTTTCATCGAATACATTCAAGCAGGAACAGTAAAAGGGGACATAATTTCACTAGGCTTAAAATCCCTAGTAGAAaggaagaaatttcaactGGCCAAAGAATTGTACGTTCAGTTCCTgcaaaatgaagaaatgttCCCCATGACATCAAAGGAATTGCATCtattgttgaagaatttttaCAAATATAATGATTTCTCACACATGAAATTCGTGTTTAGTCTTTGgaacaaatttaaatgtGGTCCCGAATCCCTGGTACAAAATCAACCATCATTGAATACCATATCATTAATGCATAAAATGTTCATCTTGTTTGATGACACCAGTGGACTAAGCGACTTTCTCAATTTGGAATGTGTGAGAAAAACTGAATATGAAGGAAGTCTAGCATTCGAATTAACCATATTTTACCAAGAACTGTATGCCAATAAAGcgaaatttcaaaatcagaTGAGTGCATTGAATAGAGAGGAGTTGCATACAAAAACTgatgaatttcttgaaagaattaatagGGATACAGATGCTAGATTTAACTTTTATTCATCAATTCTCAAAGcatttatattttcaaatgatattacTTCCATTAAACTAACTctagaaaaaatattgaaagatgacACTATCTTAATGTTGCATTCCGAGAAATTACAGGAAAATATATGTTTGTATTTTACAAAAAATGGacttttcaaagaattattgCAATACtataaacaacaaaagaaCACTAACAATTTGGTATTAAACGAGGCAATATTCACTCAGTTATGGGATTGCTATTCTACAGCTTACCCCATGGTGTCACATAAATCTAACTTGATCCGTCTTAAAAAGATATATGATCTTTCCAAGAAGAGAGAAGATTTGTCTTGGTTTAaacaattatttgaaaattatgCTCAACATTATGGTCAATCAATAGATACGGACCTTACCGATActtattatttggaaacatCCAAGAGATTTGATTCCATTATGACTGCTTTAAAGTGCAATGACATAAAAAATGctcaagaaattattctAGACTCAGTCAGAGAGGgatttgtttcttatttttctttctattATGCcatattaaagaaatgtTTGGAAATGGGTCCCAAAGGTGAAGTAGTGGCTCGATTAGCAGATGATATACTTAGGAAAACGTTCCATTACACTCCTTTGAAACTGGACATTCTTTGGCTAAAATATTCTGTTGTCAATTTACGCAGAAAATCACGTAATCAATTTGATCAAAGTGAAAAGTCCAGAATTGCTGACAGCAAGATCACGGCATTTATCACAAGTTGCCAGacatctttgaattttcaaaactACCTCCAATTGTCAAACATATACGtgaaattaaacaattatGGACAAGCAAAATTGTTGGTAAATAAAGCTCGCAAGCTTCTGGATCCAATGAACCGAATGCAATGGTATATGTATTATAAAACAATGTTGGGAATTGGAGCATTATCTCTTGacaaagaatatttcttAGAGATACTAAAAGAGTGGAATTTGAATGCAAATGCAGGCTATGTTAACCATGCCTCTATTCGTTCCATTAAAGGACACCTAAAGtattttgataaaagaTTGAATCCAAACGTTATAATTGATGAACCCATGATTAACGACAGAATTGCTCGAGAAATGAGAAAACTGATTCGTCGATATACATTATTAAAGAGCGAAGGACTATGCTGCGTTGATGAATTATATAAACTCCTGGTTGAGTGGATGCATTGA
- the GFD1 gene encoding Gfd1p (ancestral locus Anc_8.805) produces MSFRQTNSPRKHSAGNKSHERSSKKSSSPEEKDWSSMSLADRIGIVPANATDEKKTTTSPVKKTHEGRKKNHKLTLAEIDAQFVNNDKTPKEPKHIKMNEKIHTIPATKTGKPDRKLPTSKNQTQQESDKKEKRSSISKIDILKKKIAEQKKIQEEKKQKQLLDDFLNGDDKFEWTAEEEEEEVLNRLKTSLKI; encoded by the coding sequence ATGTCCTTTAGACAGACAAATAGTCCCAGGAAGCATTCGGCCGGTAACAAATCACATGAACGATCCTCAAAAAAGAGTTCTTCtccagaagaaaaagattGGTCATCCATGAGTTTGGCAGACCGTATAGGTATAGTACCAGCAAATGCTACAGATGAGAAGAAGACAACGACAAGTCCTGTCAAGAAAACTCATGAGGgaaggaagaagaatcatAAACTTACTTTGGCAGAAATCGATGCCCAATTTgtgaataatgataaaacaCCAAAGGAGCCAAAGCACATAAAgatgaatgaaaaaatacACACAATTCCGGCTACCAAGACTGGAAAACCTGATAGAAAGCTACCAACCAGTAAAAATCAAACTCAACAAGAGAGTGacaaaaaggaaaaaagaAGTAgcatttcaaaaattgatatcttgaagaagaagattgctgagcaaaagaaaattcagGAAGAGAAAAAGCAAAAACAATTATTGGATGACTTCTTAAATGGTGATGATAAGTTTGAATGGACTgccgaagaagaagaggaggaagtGCTAAATCGTTTGAAGActtcattaaaaatataa
- the HOR7 gene encoding Hor7p (ancestral locus Anc_8.802) gives MKVTSILMSCIAVVGLVNAKSNDSNSSSSKNAAVAIGGANNAISAGVLGAAIAGAAAFLM, from the coding sequence atgaaggtCACAAGTATTTTAATGTCATGCATCGCCGTCGTCGGTTTAGTCAATGCTAAGTCTAATGATTCTAACAGTTCCAGTTCGAAGAACGCTGCTGTTGCCATTGGTGGTGCTAACAACGCTATCAGTGCAGGTGTGTTAGGTGCCGCTATTGCTGGTGCCGCTGCATTTTTGATGTAG
- the SPE2 gene encoding adenosylmethionine decarboxylase SPE2 (ancestral locus Anc_8.800) — protein sequence MTISIKELTNHSYIDHQLSATLDSTEAFEGPEKLLEIWFYPTISNMKDPAKTLRSINVEKWVHILKLVQCEVLSIKSTKMMDAFLLSESSLFVYDHKITLKTCGTTTTLFCLEELFKIIKDELNWDFKNENGKLEPFKVFYSRRCFMFPAKQHSIHKNWSDEIEYLNKFFANGRSYLVGRNDKGNHWNLYVTDTNKMMIKESPQEQEEQPYNDETLEILMTGLNPNCAQQFVCNRDVKDIKNEPSTNNNKGDADDEGHLLGYNMTKKSGLDKIYNNVKDVSFHHDAFAFTPCGYSSNVVMDEEYYYTLHVTPEKGWSYASFESNVPVNHVSKGEQDNVQVLKHVLNVFQPKEFCLTFFSKEMSNESFTKLMNIVKQVTSYQKKDRIIYDLEDYQLLYMRFERSE from the coding sequence ATGACCATTTCTATCAAGGAGTTAACCAACCATTCTTACATCGACCATCAACTATCTGCCACGCTGGATTCCACAGAAGCCTTCGAGGGTCCTGAAAAACTACTAGAAATATGGTTCTACCCGACGATATCCAACATGAAGGACCCTGCCAAGACTTTAAGATCCATTAATGTGGAAAAATGGGTCCATATCTTAAAATTGGTGCAATGTGAAGTGTTATCTATCAAATCCACAAAGATGATGGATGCGTTCTTATTAAGTGAATCCTCTCTTTTTGTTTATGATCATAAGATCACTTTGAAGACCTGTggtaccaccaccaccttATTCTGTTTAGAGGAATTATTTAAGATTATTaaggatgaattgaattgggattttaaaaatgaaaatgggaaattaGAACCATTTAAAGTTTTTTACTCGAGACGTTGCTTTATGTTCCCCGCAAAACAACATTCTATTCATAAGAATTGGTCTGATGAAATTGagtatttgaataaattcttcGCAAATGGTAGAAGTTATTTAGTGGGACGCAACGACAAGGGCAATCATTGGAACCTATACGTCACTGATACCAAtaagatgatgataaaggAAAGTCCgcaagaacaagaagaacaaccatataatgatgaaacttTAGAGATTCTCATGACCGGTTTAAATCCCAATTGTGCACAACAATTCGTTTGCAATCGGGATGTAAAAGATATCAAGAACGAGCCCTCTACCAACAATAACAAAGGTGACGCTGATGATGAGGGTCACTTGTTGGGTTATAATATGACCAAGAAGTCAGGTTTGGATAAAATTTACAATAACGTCAAAGACGTTTCATTTCATCATGATGCATTTGCATTTACACCCTGTGGCTACTCTTCCAATGTGGTCatggatgaagaatattattatactTTGCACGTCACTCCTGAAAAGGGCTGGTCATATGCATCATTTGAAAGTAACGTTCCTGTCAACCATGTCTCTAAGGGGGAACAAGATAATGTGCAAGTGTTGAAGCATGTCTTGAATGTGTTCCAACCGAAAGAATTTTGTCTAACCTTTTTTTCTAAAGAGATGTCAAACGAATCCTTCACGAAATTGATGAACATTGTCAAACAAGTGACAAGTTACCAAAAGAAGGACAGAATTATTTATGACTTGGAAGACTACCAATTACTATACATGAGATTCGAACGTTCCGAGTGA
- the GAD1 gene encoding glutamate decarboxylase GAD1 (ancestral locus Anc_8.801), whose amino-acid sequence MLYKHTNNQKNPRTLYPKKEEQEERIAAQTTQTRKSIVGLEDVKLLSSQLQEMSYPGATTTLEQSQTTLANSYVIPRHGLPEDVAYNLVHNELNLDGNPHLNLASFVNTTTTDIANKLINENINKNLADNDEYPQLIELTQRCISMLAQLWKCSPDLEPIGCATTGSSEAIMLGGLAMKKKWEHRMQDAGKDISKPNIIMSSACQVALEKFARYFEVECRLVPVSKKSHYMLDPKSLWDYVDENTIGCFVILGTTYTGHLENVEKVADVLTEIENQNPTWSNKDIPIHVDGASGGFIVPLSFHTDHMKQYGLQRWGFNHPRVVSINTSSHKFGLTTPGLGWVLWKDDSYLSNELRFRLKYLGGIEETFGLNFSRPGFQVVHQYFNFVSMGLNGYKALFKKSIFVSRVFAHSLLTSKKMPGYFDIVSSTHERISDGGIPDYVSDYWDNTQDYKPGIPLVAFKLSDEFHENFPEIPQAMISSMLRSRGWIIPNYPLPKSTDDSDQCEVLRVVFRSEMKLDLAQMLLIDIEGIITKLLYSYTKVSKEAQHMQATPESRRSFIYEMLLALASPEEGDTETNPELKERTSRNYRGTC is encoded by the coding sequence ATGCTTTACAAACATACCAACAACCAGAAGAACCCAAGAACTCTATATCCCAAGAAGGAGGAACAGGAGGAGCGCATTGCTGCGCAGACCACTCAAACTCGTAAGAGTATAGTTGGCCTAGAAGATGTCAAATTGCTCTCATCTCAATTACAAGAAATGTCCTATCCTGGTGCTACCACAACGTTGGAACAATCCCAAACTACTTTGGCAAACAGTTACGTTATCCCCAGACATGGGTTACCAGAGGATGTAGCCTATAATTTGGTTCATAATGAGTTAAATTTGGACGGTAACCCTCACTTAAATTTAGCTAGTTTTGTTAACACGACTACGACCGATATTGCTAATAAGttgattaatgaaaatatcaataagAATCTGGcagataatgatgaatacCCgcaattgattgaattgaCGCAACGTTGTATCTCTATGTTGGCTCAATTATGGAAATGTAGCCCTGATTTGGAACCAATTGGATGTGCCACAACGGGGTCCAGTGAAGCCATTATGTTAGGTGGTCTTgcaatgaagaagaaatgggAACATAGGATGCAAGATGCTGGTAAGGATATTTCCAAACCCAACATCATCATGAGTTCTGCCTGTCAAGTTGCCTTGGAAAAATTTGcaagatattttgaagtgGAATGTAGATTGGTTCCTGTGTCCAAGAAGTCCCATTATATGTTGGATCCTAAATCGTTATGGGATTACGTGGATGAAAATACTATTGGGTGTTTTGTCATTCTGGGTACGACTTATACTGgtcatttggaaaatgttgAGAAGGTAGCCGATGTTCTAACGGAGAttgaaaatcaaaatcCAACATGGAGCAATAAAgatattccaattcatgTCGATGGTGCATCTGGTGGGTTTATTGTTCCCTTGTCCTTCCATACAGACCATATGAAACAATACGGATTACAACGTTGGGGGTTCAACCATCCACGTGTGGTAAGTATTAACACAAGTAGTCATAAATTCGGGTTAACCACACCTGGGTTAGGTTGGGTTCTATGGAAGGATGATTCGTACctttcaaatgaattaaGATTCagattgaaatatttaggTGGTATTGAAGAGACCTTTggtttaaatttttccaGACCTGGGTTCCAAGTTGTTCAccaatatttcaattttgtttcaatgGGATTGAATGGTTATAAGgcattattcaagaaatctATATTTGTTTCCAGAGTATTTGCTCATAGTTTACTTACAAGTAAGAAGATGCCCGGATATTTTGACATTGTTAGTAGTACTCATGAACGTATTTCTGATGGTGGGATCCCAGACTATGTTTCAGACTATTGGGACAATACACAAGACTATAAACCTGGTATCCCTCTAGTTGCCTTCAAATTATCCGATGAATTCCATGAAAATTTCCCAGAAATTCCACAGGCCAtgatttcatcaatgttAAGAAGCAGAGGATGGATCATCCCCAATTATCCACTACCAAAATCTACAGATGACTCTGACCAATGCGAAGTGTTAAGGGTGGTCTTCAGAAGTGAAATGAAGTTAGATTTGGCACAAATGTTGCTCATTGACATTGAAGGCATCATTACTAAATTGCTGTATAGCTACACAAAGGTGTCCAAGGAAGCGCAACACATGCAAGCCACACCGGAGAGCAGACGTTCTTTCATTTACGAGATGTTACTAGCATTAGCGTCGCCAGAAGAGGGCGACACGGAAACAAACCCGGAGTTGAAGGAAAGAACCTCCAGGAACTACAGAGGTACCTGCTAA
- the MLO1 gene encoding Mlo1p (ancestral locus Anc_8.803) — MKLIKYFASYLTYPVLSSPRYQRYLASYSSQNRNTGVKKGDNDLNGNYKGFVKENPSIYKEWYELTTKEKQKFIKDFVKNYKTHYPGSRTNVSLKGLAMGMDEYEDSPSVFGIFYNDIWKLQESTAANEKNKKYETHFIDNRFAHQSFKKLLIPK; from the coding sequence ATGAAACTGATCAAATACTTTGCCTCGTATCTTACATACCCCGTGTTGAGCTCGCCACGTTATCAAAGATATTTGGCCTCGTATAGCAGTCAAAATCGAAATACTGGGGTGAAAAAGGGTGATAATGACCTCAATGGTAATTACAAAGGGTTTGTAAAGGAGAATCCATCGATATATAAGGAATGGTACGAACTAACTACCAAAGAGAAGcaaaaattcattaaagattttgtaaaaaattataagaCTCATTACCCTGGTTCAAGAACAAATGTTTCATTAAAGGGTCTAGCAATGGGGATGGATGAATATGAGGACTCACCTTCTGTGTTTGGTATCTTCTACAATGACATCTGGAAGTTGCAAGAAAGTACGGCGGCTAAcgaaaaaaataaaaaatatgagACACATTTCATCGATAATAGATTTGCGCACCAAAGctttaagaaattgttAATCCCTAAATAG
- the COX7 gene encoding cytochrome c oxidase subunit VII (ancestral locus Anc_8.807), with product MPDPQNIIRNQRLYQKSLKPLWWRGPRSAFYLFPFYGLLAVAVITPLCYVPNAILGIKAKKE from the coding sequence ATGCCTGACCCACAAAATATCATCAGAAACCAAAGGCTATATCagaaatcattgaaacCACTATGGTGGAGAGGTCCAAGATCAGCTTTCTATCTTTTCCCATTTTATGGTCTATTGGCAGTTGCAGTCATAACGCCACTATGTTATGTTCCAAATGCCATTTTAGGTATTAAGGCAAAGAAGGAgtaa